The following proteins come from a genomic window of Corallococcus sp. NCRR:
- the wecB gene encoding non-hydrolyzing UDP-N-acetylglucosamine 2-epimerase: MKKVIHIVGARPNFMKVAPIHRAISARTSLRQLVIHTGQHYDAKMSDVFFADLGLPPPEIHLGIGSGSHAEQTAKMMVEMEKVFLQEKPDLVSVVGDVNSTIAAALVTSKLAIPLSHVEAGLRSFERHQPEEINRVVTDRLSDLLLTPSRDADANLLKEGIDPKHIHLVGNVMIDSLLSSKEKADQLPTLKNLGLEPRGYVVATLHRPSNVDNPKLLAGLLGVLMDVAKQLPVVFPVHPRTRKMISEQGLGPKLEQTPGLKLVDPMGYLEFLSVTSQAKLVMTDSGGLQEETTALNVPCLTMREQTERPITVEVGSNEVVGTDPARIREAANRVLAGDFKKGRVPELWDGRTGERIADLYARFLGVETKRAFG; the protein is encoded by the coding sequence ATGAAGAAGGTCATCCACATCGTTGGCGCGCGTCCCAATTTCATGAAGGTGGCACCCATTCACCGGGCCATCTCCGCGCGTACGTCCCTGCGGCAGCTCGTCATCCACACCGGCCAGCACTACGACGCGAAGATGAGTGACGTCTTCTTCGCGGACCTGGGGCTGCCTCCGCCTGAAATCCACCTGGGCATCGGCTCCGGCAGCCATGCCGAGCAGACGGCGAAGATGATGGTGGAGATGGAGAAGGTGTTCCTCCAGGAGAAGCCGGACCTGGTCTCCGTGGTGGGCGACGTGAACAGCACCATCGCCGCGGCGCTCGTCACGTCCAAGCTGGCGATTCCGCTGTCCCACGTGGAGGCGGGCCTGCGCAGCTTCGAGCGGCACCAGCCGGAGGAGATCAACCGCGTCGTCACCGACCGGCTCTCCGACCTGCTGCTCACGCCGTCGCGCGACGCGGACGCGAACCTCCTGAAGGAGGGCATCGACCCGAAGCACATCCACCTGGTGGGCAACGTGATGATCGACTCGCTCCTGTCGTCCAAGGAGAAGGCCGACCAGCTGCCCACGCTGAAGAACCTGGGCCTGGAGCCCAGGGGCTACGTGGTGGCGACGCTGCACCGCCCGTCCAACGTGGACAACCCAAAGCTGCTGGCGGGCCTCTTGGGCGTGCTGATGGACGTGGCGAAGCAGCTGCCCGTCGTGTTCCCGGTGCACCCGCGCACGCGCAAGATGATTTCGGAGCAGGGCCTGGGCCCGAAGCTGGAGCAGACGCCGGGGCTCAAGCTGGTGGACCCCATGGGCTACCTGGAGTTCCTGTCCGTCACGTCGCAGGCGAAGCTGGTGATGACGGACTCGGGCGGCCTGCAGGAGGAGACCACCGCGCTGAACGTGCCGTGCCTCACCATGCGCGAGCAGACCGAGCGCCCCATCACCGTGGAGGTCGGCTCCAACGAGGTGGTGGGCACCGACCCGGCGCGCATCCGCGAGGCCGCGAACCGCGTGCTGGCCGGAGACTTCAAGAAGGGCCGCGTGCCGGAGCTGTGGGACGGCCGCACGGGCGAGCGCATCGCGGACCTCTACGCGCGCTTCCTGGGCGTGGAGACGAAGCGCGCCTTCGGGTGA
- a CDS encoding RluA family pseudouridine synthase — translation MREDSESAPAVPDGYVDIPFVVEPNYAGWRLDRYLCEKIRRMDLERVRGIILRGVLCDEYRLKPSTPVYPGLTFRIRRPASQEPVTPTELPVVFSDDWLLVLDKPAGLPIHPTARYHKGTLVTLLRERFGERFAEPAHRLDRETSGLVVCGRTTESCRVLGGLFLSRDVHKEYLALCEGQPAEDTFVVDAPIAEGTDLIRIAVRIDPVVGKPSRTRFQVLQRFTHGGEPFALLRCFPETGRQHQIRVHLREAGFPLVGDKMYGPDPGYFDRFSKHSLEPEAWARLRLPRHALHAERISFPHPGTGETVTFASPLPEDLKDFIAGKAPAASGGS, via the coding sequence ATGCGTGAAGACTCCGAGAGCGCTCCGGCCGTGCCCGACGGCTACGTGGACATCCCGTTCGTCGTGGAGCCGAACTACGCGGGGTGGCGGCTGGACCGGTACCTCTGCGAGAAGATCCGCCGCATGGATCTGGAGCGCGTGCGCGGCATCATCCTGCGCGGCGTCCTGTGCGACGAGTACCGGCTCAAGCCCTCCACGCCCGTGTACCCGGGGCTCACCTTCCGCATCCGCCGCCCCGCGAGCCAGGAGCCCGTGACGCCCACGGAGCTGCCCGTCGTCTTCTCCGATGACTGGCTGCTGGTGTTGGACAAGCCCGCGGGGCTGCCCATCCACCCCACCGCGCGCTACCACAAGGGCACGCTGGTGACGCTGCTGCGCGAGCGCTTCGGTGAGCGCTTCGCGGAGCCCGCGCACCGGCTGGACCGCGAGACGAGCGGCCTGGTCGTCTGCGGCCGCACCACCGAGTCCTGCCGTGTGCTGGGCGGGCTGTTCCTGTCGCGCGACGTGCACAAGGAGTACCTGGCGCTGTGCGAGGGCCAGCCCGCCGAGGACACCTTCGTCGTGGACGCGCCCATCGCGGAGGGGACGGACCTGATCCGCATCGCCGTGAGAATCGACCCGGTGGTGGGCAAGCCCAGCCGCACGCGCTTCCAGGTGCTCCAGCGCTTCACGCATGGCGGCGAGCCGTTCGCGCTGCTGCGCTGCTTTCCGGAGACGGGGCGGCAGCATCAGATCCGCGTCCACCTGCGTGAGGCGGGCTTTCCTCTCGTGGGCGACAAGATGTACGGGCCGGATCCGGGGTACTTCGACCGGTTCAGCAAGCACTCGCTGGAGCCGGAGGCGTGGGCCCGGCTGCGATTGCCGCGCCATGCGCTTCATGCGGAGCGCATCTCGTTCCCGCATCCGGGCACCGGGGAGACCGTCACCTTCGCGTCGCCGCTTCCCGAGGACTTGAAGGACTTCATCGCCGGGAAGGCTCCGGCAGCGAGTGGCGGCAGCTAA
- a CDS encoding alpha/beta fold hydrolase yields MSGVSEANGINLHYLRTGGDKPPVVLLHGLMGSGACWTPVARVLEGEFDVVMPDARGHGDSSTPPHGYRYDDHASDVVGLIQGLELSRPVLVGHSMGGMTAAVVASRGTDLRGLVLVDPTFLSPERQREVHASDVAEQHRQALGLSKSDLVAQAIAWQPHRSPELIELLAEARLKTHLEPFDVLTPPNPDYRDVVSAMDVPILLVIGDRAPVVTFEMATELRSLNPRVRIEELQDAGHGLPYDQPERLAERVASFLRELA; encoded by the coding sequence ATGAGTGGAGTCAGCGAAGCGAACGGCATCAACCTCCACTACCTCCGGACCGGAGGTGACAAGCCTCCGGTCGTCCTGCTCCATGGATTGATGGGAAGCGGAGCCTGCTGGACGCCCGTGGCGCGCGTGCTCGAAGGTGAATTCGACGTCGTCATGCCCGACGCCCGGGGGCACGGCGATTCGAGCACGCCGCCCCACGGCTACCGGTACGACGATCACGCAAGCGACGTCGTGGGCCTCATCCAGGGCCTGGAGCTCTCGCGTCCGGTGCTGGTGGGCCACTCGATGGGCGGAATGACGGCCGCCGTGGTGGCGAGCCGAGGGACGGACCTCCGCGGCCTCGTCCTGGTCGACCCGACGTTCTTGAGCCCCGAGCGCCAACGCGAGGTGCACGCCAGCGACGTCGCCGAGCAACACCGTCAGGCGCTCGGCCTGAGCAAATCCGACCTCGTCGCACAGGCCATCGCCTGGCAGCCGCATCGCTCACCCGAGCTCATCGAGCTCCTCGCCGAGGCGCGACTGAAGACCCACCTGGAACCCTTCGACGTCCTCACGCCGCCCAACCCCGACTATCGCGACGTGGTGAGCGCGATGGACGTCCCCATCCTCCTCGTCATTGGAGACCGCGCCCCCGTCGTCACGTTCGAGATGGCGACGGAGCTGCGGAGCCTCAACCCACGCGTGCGAATCGAAGAGCTCCAGGACGCCGGCCACGGCCTCCCGTATGACCAACCCGAGCGTCTGGCGGAGCGAGTCGCGTCGTTCCTGCGGGAGCTGGCTTAG
- a CDS encoding efflux RND transporter permease subunit: MFEKLVDFSLKNRAAVVFLTLLTAIWGWFCFTDLTVEAFPDPTDTQVNVITLYPGQPSEEVERQIGLPLERALNGIPGLTRLRNLSMFGLSFVTLSFNDNTDVLFARAQVLERLRDAELPAGLTPSLGPLATPIGEIYRYTLKGAKGDPMKLRTLQDWVVRPGLLRVDGVADVVSYGGLLKEIHIQPDPARLAAFGLTLDDVEDALKDGSENASGGVLERGSEQFVIRSEGLFRSLEDIRDVRVATHEGTPVFLKDVADVNEGWSPRQGVVSRDGDGDVVQGIVLMRRGENPSVVLSRVREAVAAVNSRLQTEDAHIDPFYDRTDLVNTTLRTVGHNLLEGALLVTLVLFIFLLDLRAAIVVGVLIPLSLLASFIYLKMRGMSANLLSMGAVDFGVIVDGGVVIIESILARMSGHQYEGETPLERIQRATKAVVRPTVFSLLIIIAAYLPIFMLQRVEGRIFAPMANTVVAALLGALVFSVTLIPVLASFVYRKPVKHKESPVLRAADKAYGPVLAWSLKHPATVVAVCTAGLLFAGVLVPRMGSEFLPALNEGSLYLTFTMPSNISLSEGRKLVPRIEGLLRQAPQVDGVLSQLGRPEDGTDAKLTNNLEFFVKLKPPAEWPKSTPKLDDVLEVLQRAVSEVPGMEVSFSQPIGDNVNESISGQQGQLAVKLFGDDLQVLQEYSQKVKRTLSRVDGVADLGIVKSGEVPSIQVTPDRVALARHGMSLGDFQHVFQTAVGGRPLSEFWEGERRFDVVMRLPMSSRDDVEKLSRLRVPVEGGVLVPLSELATVKTGFGRASINRENGRRYIGVRMNVRGRDLGSFVKDAQALLQKEAPPPTGMSVEWGGEFESKERAMDRLLTVLPVALVLTLLLLFKAFNSFGRAVVTLLNVPFALMGGVFGLYWAGMPLSVAAAVGFIALIGQAALNGVLVMSAIAERREAGESLDDAILHGSRERLRPVLMTAALAALGLVPACLSNGIGSEMQKPLAIVIVSGTISACALTLVLLPVLFRIFARFTEQVVDRMPAQLLRVVPGAKNLRKAG, translated from the coding sequence ATGTTCGAAAAGCTCGTCGACTTCAGCCTGAAGAACCGCGCGGCGGTGGTGTTCCTCACGCTGCTCACCGCCATCTGGGGCTGGTTCTGCTTCACCGACCTCACCGTGGAAGCCTTCCCGGATCCCACCGACACGCAGGTCAACGTCATCACCCTCTACCCGGGCCAGCCGTCCGAAGAGGTGGAGCGCCAGATTGGCCTCCCGCTGGAGCGCGCCCTCAACGGCATCCCGGGCCTGACGCGCCTGCGCAACCTCTCCATGTTCGGCCTGTCCTTCGTGACGCTGAGCTTCAACGACAACACCGACGTGCTCTTCGCCCGGGCCCAGGTGCTGGAGCGCCTGAGAGACGCGGAGCTGCCCGCGGGCCTCACGCCCTCGCTGGGCCCGCTGGCCACGCCCATCGGTGAAATCTATCGCTACACGCTGAAGGGCGCGAAGGGCGACCCCATGAAGCTGCGCACCCTCCAGGACTGGGTGGTGCGGCCGGGCCTCCTGCGGGTGGACGGCGTCGCGGACGTCGTCAGCTACGGAGGCCTGCTCAAGGAGATCCACATCCAGCCCGACCCCGCGAGGCTCGCCGCGTTCGGCCTCACGCTGGACGACGTGGAGGACGCGCTGAAGGACGGCTCGGAGAACGCGAGCGGCGGCGTGCTGGAGCGGGGCTCCGAACAGTTCGTCATCCGCAGCGAGGGCCTCTTCCGCTCGCTCGAAGACATCCGAGACGTGCGGGTGGCCACGCACGAAGGCACGCCAGTGTTCCTCAAGGACGTGGCGGACGTGAACGAGGGCTGGTCCCCCCGCCAGGGCGTGGTCAGCCGGGACGGAGACGGTGACGTGGTGCAGGGCATCGTGCTGATGCGCCGCGGAGAGAACCCCTCCGTCGTGCTCTCCCGCGTGCGCGAAGCGGTGGCCGCGGTGAACAGCCGCCTCCAGACGGAAGACGCGCACATCGATCCGTTCTACGATCGCACGGACCTGGTGAACACGACGTTGCGCACGGTGGGCCACAACCTGCTGGAGGGCGCGCTGCTCGTCACGCTGGTCCTCTTCATCTTCCTGTTGGACCTGCGGGCCGCCATCGTCGTGGGCGTCCTGATTCCCCTCTCGCTGCTGGCGTCGTTCATCTACCTGAAGATGCGCGGCATGTCGGCCAACCTCCTGTCCATGGGCGCGGTGGACTTCGGCGTCATCGTGGACGGAGGCGTGGTCATCATCGAGAGCATCCTGGCGCGCATGTCCGGCCACCAGTACGAGGGCGAAACCCCGCTTGAGCGCATCCAACGCGCGACGAAGGCGGTGGTGCGCCCCACGGTGTTCTCGCTGCTCATCATCATCGCGGCGTACCTGCCCATCTTCATGTTGCAGCGGGTGGAGGGCCGCATCTTCGCGCCCATGGCGAACACGGTGGTGGCGGCGCTCCTGGGCGCGCTCGTCTTCTCCGTCACGCTCATCCCGGTGCTGGCGTCGTTCGTCTACCGCAAGCCGGTGAAGCACAAGGAGTCCCCGGTGCTGCGAGCCGCGGACAAGGCCTACGGCCCCGTGCTGGCCTGGAGCCTCAAGCACCCGGCCACCGTGGTCGCGGTGTGTACGGCGGGCCTGCTCTTCGCGGGGGTGCTCGTCCCGCGCATGGGCAGCGAGTTCCTCCCGGCGCTCAACGAAGGCAGCCTCTACCTGACCTTCACCATGCCCTCGAACATCTCCCTGTCGGAGGGCCGCAAGCTGGTGCCGAGAATCGAAGGCCTGCTGCGCCAGGCGCCGCAGGTGGACGGGGTGCTCAGCCAACTGGGCCGCCCGGAGGACGGCACCGACGCGAAGCTCACCAACAACCTGGAGTTCTTCGTGAAGCTCAAGCCACCCGCCGAGTGGCCCAAGAGCACGCCGAAGCTGGACGACGTGCTGGAGGTCCTCCAGCGCGCCGTGTCGGAGGTGCCGGGCATGGAGGTGAGCTTCAGCCAGCCCATCGGCGACAACGTGAACGAGAGCATCAGCGGCCAGCAGGGCCAGCTCGCGGTGAAGCTCTTCGGCGACGACCTCCAGGTGCTCCAGGAGTATTCGCAGAAGGTGAAGCGCACGCTGTCCCGGGTGGACGGCGTCGCGGACCTGGGCATCGTGAAGAGCGGTGAAGTGCCCAGCATCCAGGTGACCCCGGACCGCGTGGCCCTGGCCCGCCACGGCATGTCGCTGGGAGACTTCCAGCACGTCTTCCAGACGGCCGTGGGCGGCCGTCCGCTCAGCGAATTCTGGGAGGGCGAGCGCCGCTTCGACGTGGTGATGCGCCTGCCCATGTCCAGCCGCGACGACGTGGAGAAGCTCTCCCGCCTGCGGGTGCCCGTGGAGGGCGGCGTGCTGGTGCCGCTGAGCGAGCTGGCCACGGTGAAGACGGGCTTCGGCCGCGCCTCCATCAACCGCGAGAACGGCCGGCGCTACATCGGCGTGCGCATGAACGTGCGAGGCCGGGACCTGGGCTCCTTCGTGAAGGACGCGCAGGCGCTGCTCCAGAAGGAGGCCCCGCCTCCCACCGGAATGAGCGTCGAATGGGGCGGCGAGTTCGAGAGCAAGGAGCGCGCGATGGACCGGCTCCTCACCGTGCTGCCGGTGGCGCTGGTGCTCACGCTGCTGCTGCTCTTCAAGGCATTCAACTCCTTCGGCCGCGCGGTGGTGACGCTGCTCAACGTGCCCTTCGCGCTGATGGGCGGCGTGTTCGGCCTGTACTGGGCGGGCATGCCGCTGAGCGTGGCGGCGGCGGTGGGCTTCATCGCGCTCATCGGCCAGGCGGCGCTCAACGGCGTGCTGGTGATGAGCGCCATCGCGGAGCGGAGGGAAGCCGGAGAGTCACTGGACGACGCCATCCTCCACGGCAGCCGCGAACGCCTGCGCCCGGTGCTGATGACCGCCGCGCTGGCGGCCCTGGGCCTGGTGCCGGCGTGTTTGAGCAACGGCATCGGCTCGGAGATGCAGAAGCCCCTGGCCATCGTCATCGTGTCCGGAACCATCTCCGCCTGCGCGCTGACGCTGGTGCTGCTGCCGGTGCTCTTCCGCATCTTCGCCCGCTTCACGGAGCAGGTCGTGGACCGGATGCCCGCGCAGCTGTTGCGCGTGGTGCCCGGAGCGAAGAACCTCCGCAAGGCAGGCTGA
- a CDS encoding efflux RND transporter periplasmic adaptor subunit, translating to MNSPDTSAAPTSTNTSSRRAPVWVAFAGAGLLGTGVLLYVLSPTASIAESETAISGPTVKGETVHLPDDAPQWHYVQLAVATEGSALTPLPSPARVQFDEARTASVGAPLSGRVEEVRVRPGDRVKQGDDLFSVRSGAFAELVREQRGAEAELAEKRRNADRLKELVALRAAPEKELLAAQTELRQAELSLEAARAKQGSLRVSSRGENLFWVTAPRSGTVVDLDLVASQEVTPDRDRPLVRLSDLDQVMVVADLQEADALDMSPGQDVTVTTRDGIVRAGKVDRVSEVVDPLRHTVEVRVRVPNNDRRFRPNAFVEVTPTAPEGVKRVRVPDSAVVTDGARSVVFVARDSNRLERVAVTPGRRRDGEVELRGGLASGDRFVARGALLLENQIELAD from the coding sequence ATGAACTCCCCCGACACCTCCGCCGCCCCGACGTCCACCAACACCTCCTCACGCCGCGCCCCGGTCTGGGTGGCCTTCGCCGGAGCGGGCCTGCTGGGCACCGGCGTGCTGCTCTACGTGCTGTCTCCCACCGCCTCCATCGCGGAGAGCGAGACCGCCATCAGCGGGCCCACCGTGAAGGGTGAAACGGTGCACCTGCCAGACGACGCACCGCAGTGGCACTACGTGCAGCTCGCCGTGGCCACCGAGGGCAGCGCCCTCACCCCGCTCCCCTCCCCCGCGCGAGTGCAGTTCGACGAGGCGCGCACCGCGTCCGTGGGAGCCCCGCTCTCGGGCCGAGTGGAAGAAGTCCGCGTGCGTCCCGGCGACCGGGTGAAGCAGGGCGACGACCTCTTCAGCGTGCGCTCTGGAGCCTTCGCGGAGCTCGTGCGTGAACAGCGCGGCGCGGAAGCAGAGCTCGCGGAGAAGCGCCGCAACGCGGACCGCCTCAAGGAGCTGGTCGCCCTGCGCGCCGCACCGGAGAAGGAGCTCCTCGCCGCGCAAACGGAGCTGCGTCAGGCCGAGCTCTCCCTGGAGGCCGCCAGGGCGAAGCAAGGCAGCCTCCGCGTGTCCTCCCGAGGCGAGAACCTCTTCTGGGTGACGGCCCCGCGCTCCGGCACGGTGGTGGACCTGGACCTGGTGGCCAGCCAGGAGGTGACGCCGGACCGCGACAGGCCGCTCGTGCGCCTCTCCGACCTGGATCAGGTCATGGTCGTCGCGGACCTCCAGGAAGCGGACGCGCTGGACATGTCCCCCGGCCAGGACGTCACCGTCACCACGCGAGACGGCATCGTCCGCGCCGGCAAGGTGGACCGCGTCTCCGAGGTGGTGGATCCGCTGCGCCACACCGTGGAGGTGCGCGTGCGGGTCCCCAACAACGACCGCCGCTTCCGCCCCAACGCCTTCGTGGAGGTGACGCCCACGGCGCCCGAAGGCGTCAAGCGCGTGCGCGTCCCGGACAGCGCGGTGGTGACGGATGGAGCGCGCTCGGTGGTCTTCGTCGCCCGTGACTCGAACCGCCTGGAGCGCGTCGCCGTGACGCCGGGCCGCCGCCGCGACGGCGAGGTGGAGCTGCGCGGAGGCCTCGCCTCCGGAGACCGGTTCGTCGCCCGGGGCGCGCTGCTCCTGGAGAACCAGATCGAACTGGCGGACTGA
- a CDS encoding TolC family protein, translated as MRRSLPALIALGTLLGLTAGAEQHPTSSATLLLSTLPDDDGLAELLWEHAADFADDRARLAASRADHQRTHLLPNPELDVSMNTIPIGATNPPGLRRLDDVPNYVVGVSELVELGKRGPRQDAAKAALSATTLDVHAALRARTYDVLERAAEVATTEVRIAELTKLTDDALKLTDLQRARQQHGDAAGLDVDRSTLEAQALETTLGEERVKLTDALLACARLAGIPCEPFGSQERAMSFLQKRLDQAPAPTAIETRPDLRALSAQEDSARSSLTLAKRRWIPDPTVRAGYTRDQFMISGNQQNSLFVGLSIPLPLFDHGQADAHAASASAGAAKAARELLTAQASRETDLLNQQLRAVQERRQKLHTQTLPLAEGVVQRLDAAVKAGGAALQDLLLARRTYGELVLHAADLDQTAYQLTIAIARVSAAGPRAPDTLINPRA; from the coding sequence TTGCGCCGTTCCCTCCCCGCTCTCATCGCCCTGGGCACCCTGCTCGGTCTCACCGCCGGTGCCGAGCAGCACCCCACCTCCTCCGCCACGCTGCTGCTCTCCACCCTGCCGGACGACGACGGTCTGGCGGAGCTCCTCTGGGAGCACGCCGCGGACTTCGCGGACGACCGCGCGCGCCTCGCGGCGTCGCGAGCGGATCACCAGCGCACGCACCTGCTGCCCAACCCGGAGCTGGACGTGTCGATGAACACCATCCCCATTGGCGCCACGAACCCGCCGGGCCTGCGCCGCCTGGATGACGTGCCCAACTACGTCGTGGGCGTGTCGGAGCTGGTGGAGCTGGGCAAGCGGGGCCCGCGTCAGGACGCGGCGAAGGCGGCGCTGTCCGCAACCACGCTGGACGTGCACGCCGCGCTGAGGGCCCGCACGTACGACGTGCTGGAGCGGGCGGCGGAGGTGGCCACCACGGAGGTGCGCATCGCGGAGCTGACGAAGCTCACCGATGACGCGCTGAAGCTCACGGACCTGCAACGCGCCAGGCAGCAGCACGGCGACGCGGCGGGCCTGGACGTGGACCGCTCCACGCTGGAGGCGCAGGCGCTGGAGACGACGCTGGGGGAGGAGCGCGTGAAGCTCACGGACGCGCTGCTCGCCTGCGCGCGGCTCGCGGGCATCCCGTGTGAGCCGTTCGGAAGCCAGGAGCGGGCGATGTCCTTCCTCCAGAAGAGGCTCGACCAGGCGCCCGCTCCCACCGCCATCGAAACAAGGCCGGACCTGCGGGCCCTGAGCGCGCAGGAGGACTCCGCGCGGTCCTCGCTGACGCTGGCGAAGCGCCGCTGGATCCCGGATCCGACGGTGCGAGCCGGCTACACGCGGGACCAGTTCATGATCTCCGGCAACCAGCAGAACTCCCTCTTCGTGGGCCTGTCGATTCCGCTCCCACTCTTCGACCACGGGCAGGCGGACGCGCACGCCGCCAGCGCGAGCGCCGGGGCCGCGAAGGCCGCGCGAGAGCTGCTCACGGCCCAGGCCTCGCGAGAGACGGACCTGCTGAACCAGCAACTGCGAGCCGTGCAGGAGCGCCGTCAGAAGCTCCACACCCAGACACTGCCGCTGGCCGAAGGCGTGGTGCAGCGCCTGGATGCGGCGGTGAAGGCCGGAGGCGCGGCGTTGCAGGACCTGCTCCTCGCGCGCCGGACCTACGGCGAGCTGGTGCTGCACGCGGCCGACCTGGATCAGACCGCCTACCAGCTCACCATCGCCATCGCCCGAGTCAGCGCCGCCGGTCCCCGCGCACCGGACACGCTGATCAACCCCCGCGCCTGA
- a CDS encoding sigma-54-dependent transcriptional regulator — protein MSLPALLVDDDRAFSSIAAVALQREGFSLTVAHSLHEARASLAKATPVLLVLDRRLPDGDGLAFLPELKAHAPGVAVVMVTAHGDIASAVDAVRAGAVDYLAKPVELADLVLRARRAVDASRLRDRLETAEAELSGRRRLVPPTSAAMQRVFAMLERIAASPRSPVLLLGETGVGKEQLARHLHALASKDGGAPFVHINCAALPEQTVESELFGHEKGAFTDARTARRGLVEVAHGGVLFLDEVGELPLPLQAKLLTFLDSGRFRRLGGTTEQTSTARIVAATNRDLPKQMSGGNFREDLWFRLGVFRIDIPPLRKRREDVLPLAEGMLADLGRELGRRDVSLGAKARARLGAYAFPGNVRELRNILERALVLEPGPELELEVLGGTPSVSAAVKVEAPASVAPGAFSVTEPVPMEDLEQAYVRWVLERLGGRRMEAAKALGLSYPTFLKRLGDT, from the coding sequence ATGAGCCTCCCCGCCCTCCTCGTGGACGACGACCGCGCCTTCTCCTCCATCGCGGCGGTGGCGCTGCAGCGCGAGGGCTTCAGCCTCACGGTGGCGCATTCGCTGCACGAAGCCCGCGCGTCGCTGGCGAAGGCCACACCCGTGCTGTTGGTGCTGGACCGCCGCCTGCCGGATGGAGACGGGCTCGCGTTCCTGCCGGAGCTGAAGGCGCACGCGCCCGGCGTGGCGGTGGTGATGGTGACGGCGCACGGAGACATCGCCAGCGCGGTGGACGCGGTGCGGGCGGGCGCGGTGGACTACCTGGCCAAGCCCGTGGAGCTGGCGGACCTGGTGCTGCGCGCGCGCCGGGCCGTGGACGCGAGCCGCCTGAGGGACCGCCTGGAGACGGCGGAGGCGGAGCTGTCCGGCCGCCGCCGGCTGGTGCCGCCCACGTCCGCCGCCATGCAGCGGGTGTTCGCGATGCTGGAGCGCATCGCCGCGTCGCCGCGAAGCCCGGTGCTGCTGCTGGGTGAAACGGGCGTGGGCAAGGAGCAGCTCGCGCGGCACCTGCACGCGCTCGCGTCGAAGGACGGGGGCGCGCCCTTCGTGCACATCAACTGCGCGGCGCTGCCCGAGCAGACGGTGGAGAGCGAGCTGTTCGGCCACGAGAAGGGCGCCTTCACGGACGCGCGCACCGCGAGGCGCGGGCTGGTGGAGGTGGCCCATGGCGGCGTGCTCTTCCTGGACGAAGTGGGCGAACTGCCGCTGCCGCTCCAGGCGAAGCTGCTGACGTTCCTGGACTCGGGGAGGTTCCGCCGGCTGGGCGGCACCACGGAGCAGACGAGCACCGCGCGCATCGTGGCCGCCACCAACCGGGACCTGCCCAAGCAGATGTCGGGCGGCAACTTCCGCGAGGACCTCTGGTTCCGCCTGGGCGTGTTCCGCATCGACATCCCCCCGCTGCGCAAGCGGCGCGAGGACGTCCTCCCCCTGGCGGAAGGGATGCTCGCGGACCTGGGCCGCGAGCTGGGCCGGCGCGACGTCAGCCTGGGCGCGAAGGCCCGCGCGAGGCTCGGGGCCTATGCGTTCCCGGGCAACGTGCGCGAGCTGCGCAACATCCTGGAGCGGGCGCTGGTGCTGGAGCCCGGGCCGGAGCTGGAGCTGGAGGTGCTTGGCGGCACGCCCTCCGTGAGCGCCGCCGTGAAGGTGGAGGCCCCGGCCTCGGTGGCGCCGGGGGCCTTCAGCGTGACGGAGCCCGTGCCCATGGAGGACCTGGAGCAGGCCTACGTGCGCTGGGTCCTGGAGCGGCTGGGCGGCCGGCGCATGGAGGCGGCGAAGGCGCTCGGGTTGTCGTATCCGACCTTCCTCAAGCGCCTGGGCGACACCTGA